The Hirundo rustica isolate bHirRus1 chromosome 29, bHirRus1.pri.v3, whole genome shotgun sequence genome window below encodes:
- the RPRD2 gene encoding LOW QUALITY PROTEIN: regulation of nuclear pre-mRNA domain-containing protein 2 (The sequence of the model RefSeq protein was modified relative to this genomic sequence to represent the inferred CDS: inserted 1 base in 1 codon), which produces MAAGGGGGGRASSSSSSSAAAASSAAGALEASLDRKLQAVTNTMESIQGLSSWCLENKRHHSTIVYHWMKWLRRSAFPHRLNLFYLANDVIQNCKRKNAIVFRDTFAEVLPEAASLVKDPSVSKSIERIFKIWEDRNVYPEETILALKEALSTTFKTQKQLKESLNKPNKPWKKSQTSTNPKAALKSKIVAEFRPQSLIDELLLYKRSEDQIELKEKQLSTMRVDVCSTETLKCLKDKTGGKKFSKEFEEASSKLEEFVNGLDKQVKNGPSLTEALENAGIFYEAQYKEVKVVANAYKTFANRVSNLKKKLDQLKATLPDPEESPVPSPSMDAPSPTGSESPFQGMGEENSSRSPAAGGRKMVSPEPATDNRDVEDMELSDVEDDTSKIIVEERKDKQAAPAPAKTESVPKAVPSAAAAATASGTVATPAPAPPTPPAPKVVSTAPIPLAPTLALPNLANVDLAKISSILSSLTSVMKSTGVSPASRPSPGTPTSPTALTSGLKTPVLGTASAPSNPLANILSKVEITPESILSALSKTQTQTAPALQGLSSLLQSVAGNTVQSGEPASQSTSASPANTTVPCMKARNVPSNPQSFIAKSFGYSPNSTTAEVSSTSVNKAPVGHTPALSSSGFKPPTNSLGFSSSHPTSPSSLLPTETSLGQSSEISKAKLESEPPSPSLEMKIHNFLKGNPGFSGLNLNIPILSSLGSSMATESHASDFQRGPTSTSMDNVDGTPVRDERSGTPTQDEMMDKPTSSNVDTISLLSKIMSPGSSTPSSTRSPLQGRDDGYSQELPSSVHGYRPFSLGRESPAGLYKPPADSREMPSSLMDSSQEKFYPDTSFQEDEDYRDFDYSGPPPSAMLNLEKKPVKSILKSSKVPDSAEYQPVLSSYGQRSQEFGVKPSFPPAMRSILDQSESCDPLSSSPGMFGSYGRRGKDSASDGSPSPSKNDVFFTPDSNHSALPKPGLPQKQYSDSPHALPHRSLFSPQNALPSPASRAPAAGGDKPMGSSISATSTIEFKNMLKNASRKPSEEKHFGQIPKSSSAEVGSLSGAVKGEPQPPEEHYRIETRVSSSCLDLPDSTEEKGAPIETLGYHNASSRGMSGEPIQTVESIRVLGKGSRGHGREGSRAGWFELSSGGSAFDNGPSGSSELPGMGGFPAPYKEHVPAFPESVNNFRTNNFSSAFEHHLPPPPPIVPPPLEHGNPFPRDPVGPPAVPPPAPTKDHGGLFPRDHSVPPRMPSVDHANPFSKETPAPLPLPHGVPPPPSVEHAGVPFPTPPPPPVPGEHAGVPFPAQPPPAGEHGGVPFPAPPPLEHGAGAFPKEHGTMQGTLKEHFGGAQPRDPLPRSRDPAGPGPLPREQLGAARGLGPPAHREPGGRGSVLLRTPRAEFRPREPFGGRDPFXEPEATAATLRKRGSPFLHP; this is translated from the exons ctgcttttcctcatcGGTTGAACCTTTTTTACTTGGCTAACGATGTCATACAGAACTGCAAGAGGAAAAATGCCATTGTCTTTCGGGACACCTTTGCAGAGGTGCTTCCTGAGGCTGCTTCGTTAGTGAA GGATCCATCCGTTTCCAAATCCATTGAAAGAATCTTCAAAATTTGGGAGGACAGAAACGTGTACCCTGAGGAAACCATTTTGGCACTGAAAGAAGCACTGA GTACCACTTTCAAAACTCAGAAGCAGCTGAAAGAGTCTCTGAACAAACCGAATAAGCCGTGGAAGAAATCACAAA CCTCCACCAACCCGAAAGCTGCTCTGAAGTCCAAGATTGTTGCCGAATTCCGA CCCCAGTCCCTCATTGATGAGCTGCTGTTGTACAAGCGCTCGGAAGATCAGATAGAGCTGAAGGAGAAGCAGCTTTCCACTATGAGGGTGGACGTCTGCAGCACTGAGACACTCAAGTGCTTGAAAG ATAAAACAGGAGGGAAGAAATTCTCCAAAGAGTTTGAAGAAGCGAGTTCAAAGCTGGAGGAATTTGTCAATGGCTTGGACAAGCAAGTGAAGAACGGCCCCTCGCTCACCGAGGCGCTGGAGAACGCTGGGATATTCTACGAGGCACAGTACAAAGAAGTCAAGGTGGTGGCAAAT gCCTATAAAACATTTGCTAACCGAGTGAGCaatctgaagaaaaagctgGACCAGCTGAAAGCAACTCTTCCCGATCCCGAGGAgtctcctgtcccctctcccagcaTGGACGCTCCATCTCCGACGGGCTCCGAGTCCCCTTTCCAGGGCATGGGGGAGGAGAACAGCAGCcgctctccagcagctggaggccgCAAGATGGTTTCCCCAGAGCCTGCGACGGATAATCGGGATGTGGAGGACATGGAGCTCTCCGATGTGGAGGACGACACGTCGAAAATCATCG tggaggagaggaaggacaaacaggctgctccagcccccgcCAAGACAGAGAGTGTCCCCAAAGCGGTGCCATCAGCTGCTGCGGCTGCCACAGCCTCGGGGACGGTGGCCacgccggccccggcccctccAACCCCCCCGGCTCCGAAGGTGGTGAGCACGGCTCCCATCCCCCTGGCACCGACACTCGCCTTACCCAACCTGGCCAACGTGGACCTGGCCAAGATCAGCTCCATCCTGAGCAGTCTGACATCGGTGATGAAGAGCACAG gtgTGAGTCCCGCCTCGAGACCTTCTCCAGGGACCCCGACCAGCCCCACAGCTCTCACCAGTGGCCTGAAGactcctgtgctgggaactgCCTCTGCTCCTTCGAATCCGTTAGCAAATATTCTCTCCAAAGTTGAGATAACTCCGGAAAGCATTTTGTCGGCTCTCTCCAAAACCCAGACTCAGACGGCGCCAGCGCTGCAAG GGCTGTCGTCCTTGCTGCAGAGCGTGGCTGGAAACACCGTTCAGTCAGGAGAACCTGCCTCACAGAGCACTTCGGCGTCGCCAGCCAACACGACCGTGCCGTGCATGAAGGCGAGGAACGTTCCTTCCAACCCGCAGTCCTTCATAGCCAAAAGTTTTGGTTATTCTCCAAACTCGACCACCGCAGAGGTTTCCTCCACTTCAGTCAATAAGGCTCCCGTTGGACATACCCCAGCACTGTCAAGCTCTGGTTTTAAACCACCGACTAATTCCCTGGGATTTTCCAGTTCCCACCCTACCAGTCCTTCCTCCCTTTTGCCAACAGAAACCTCACTGGGTCAATCCTCCGAAATTTCAAAAGCCAAGCTGGAATCGGAGCCCCCTTCTCCCAGCTTGGAGATGAAGATACACAATTTCCTGAAGGGGAATCCCGGCTTCAGTGGCCTGAACTTGAATATTCCCATCCTCAGCAGCTTGGGGTCCAGCATGGCAACAGAGAGTCACGCCTCTGACTTCCAGCGTGGTCCCACCAGCACTTCCATGGACAATGTGGACGGGACACCGGTGCGCGACGAGCGCAGCGGGACGCCCACCCAGGACGAGATGATGGACAAGCCAACGTCGAGCAACGTCGACACGATCTCCCTGCTGTCGAAAATCATGAGCCCCGGTTCTTCGACTCCCAGCAGTACAAGGTCGCCTCTGCAGGGCCGGGATGATGGATATTCCCAAGAACTTCCCAGCTCCGTGCACGGCTACCGGCCCTTCAGCCTTGGCAGAGAGTCCCCGGCCGGCCTGTACAAGCCGCCTGCGGACAGCAGGGAGATGCCCTCCTCCTTGATGGACTCCTCCCAGGAGAAGTTTTACCCAGACACGTCTTTCCAAGAAGACGAGGATTACCGTGACTTCGACTACTCCGGCCCGCCGCCCTCGGCCATGCTGAACCTGGAGAAGAAGCCGGTCAAATCTATCCTGAAATCGAGTAAAGTCCCAGATTCTGCCGAGTACCAGCCGGTGCTGTCCAGCTACGGGCAGCGGTCGCAGGAGTTTGGCGTGAAGCCATCCTTCCCCCCGGCCATGAGGTCGATCCTGGATCAGAGCGAGAGCTGCGACCCGCTCTCCTCGTCCCCAGGGATGTTTGGGAGCTACGGCCGCAGGGGGAAGGACTCGGCCTCGGACGGGTCCCCGTCGCCCAGCAAGAACGACGTGTTCTTCACGCCGGACTCCAACCACAGCGCCCTGCCCAAACCCGGCCTCCCGCAGAAGCAATACTCGGACTCGCCCCACGCGCTTCCCCACCGCTCGCTCTTCTCTCCCCAGAACGCGCTCCCCAGCCCCGCCAGCCGAGCgcccgcggcgggcggggacAAACCCATGGGTTCCTCCATCTCCGCCACCTCCACCATCGAGTTCAAGAACATGCTCAAAAACGCCTCCCGCAAGCCCTCCGAGGAGAAGCATTTTGGGCAGATTCCCAAAAGCAGCTCCGCTGAGGTGGGGAGCTTGTCCGGGGCTGTGAAGGGCGAGCCGCAGCCGCCAGAGGAGCACTACCGCATCGAGACCCGcgtctcctcctcctgcctggacCTGCCCGACAGCACCGAAGAGAAGGGGGCCCCCATCGAGACGCTGGGCTACCACAACGCCTCGAGCAGGGGCATGTCGGGGGAGCCGATCCAGACCGTGGAGTCCATCCGGGTGCTGGGCAAGGGCAGCCGGGGCCACGGGCGCGAGGGGAGCCGGGCGGGCTGGTTCGAGCTGAGCAGCGGCGGGAGCGCCTTTGACAACGGGCCCTCGGGCTCCTCGGAGCTGCCGGGCATGGGCGGCTTCCCGGCGCCCTACAAGGAGCACGTGCCAGCCTTCCCGGAGAGCGTCAACAACTTCCGAACGAACAACTTCAGCTCCGCCTTCGAGCACCacctgccgccgccgccgcccatCGTGCCGCCTCCCCTGGAGCACGGGAACCCCTTCCCGAGGGACCCGGTGGGGCCGCCCGCCGTGCCCCCGCCCGCTCCCACCAAGGACCACGGCGGCCTCTTCCCAAGGGATCACTCGGTCCCTCCGCGCATGCCGTCGGTGGATCACGCCAACCCCTTCTCCAAGGAAACGCCCGCGCCTCTGCCGCTGCCCCACGGCGTCCCCCCGCCCCCCTCGGTGGAGCACGCGGGGGTCCCGTTCCCCacgcccccgccgcccccggtgCCCGGGGAACACGCCGGCGTCCCCTTCCCCGCACAGCCGCCGCCGGCCGGGGAGCACGGCGGGGTCCCCTTCCCCGCGCCTCCCCCCCTGGAGCACGGCGCCGGCGCCTTCCCCAAGGAGCACGGTACGATGCAAGGGACGCTGAAGGAGCACTTCGGAGGGGCGCAGCCGCGGGaccccctgccccgctcccgaGACCCCGCGGGGCCCGGGCCCCTGCcccgggagcagctgggggcCGCGCGCGGGCTGGGACCCCCGGCAC